In the genome of Desulfuromonas sp. DDH964, one region contains:
- a CDS encoding response regulator: MSKRKRFGEILVEAGALDQETLEKALIQQKTTGKRLGQVLEESGIIAERDIAVVVARQFGFKTVSNISKHPFPDETLAVVTSETALKKLIFPLKVEEKTLSLAMVNPLDIPTLDDISFRTGLRIMPYVTTPSEIIDAVNRHYLKSDLPAAKEWWTVLVVDDQELVRSAVAAALKKEGYVVLQATNGADGLKAAMQHSPHLIISDTVMPRMDGLEMFRALQSQIATRAIPVIALSSRAAAEEEARLLEMGYFDFVAKPINPVRLVARAKRALRAIYGHSDPRGGGQ; this comes from the coding sequence ATGAGCAAACGCAAACGCTTTGGAGAGATTCTGGTCGAGGCCGGCGCGCTCGATCAGGAGACCCTGGAAAAGGCCCTGATCCAGCAGAAAACGACGGGCAAACGCCTCGGTCAGGTGCTGGAGGAGAGCGGCATCATCGCCGAGCGGGATATCGCTGTCGTCGTCGCCCGGCAATTCGGCTTCAAGACGGTCAGCAATATCTCCAAGCATCCCTTCCCGGACGAAACCCTGGCCGTGGTGACCAGCGAGACGGCGCTGAAGAAACTGATCTTCCCGCTCAAGGTCGAGGAGAAGACCCTCTCCCTGGCGATGGTCAATCCCCTCGACATTCCGACCCTCGATGACATCTCCTTCCGCACCGGGCTGCGGATCATGCCCTATGTGACGACCCCGAGCGAGATTATCGATGCGGTCAACCGCCACTATCTGAAAAGCGACCTGCCGGCCGCCAAGGAGTGGTGGACGGTACTGGTCGTCGACGACCAGGAACTGGTCCGTTCCGCCGTGGCCGCGGCCCTGAAGAAAGAAGGATATGTCGTGCTCCAGGCCACCAACGGCGCCGATGGACTGAAAGCAGCCATGCAGCATTCGCCGCACCTGATCATCAGCGACACGGTGATGCCGCGCATGGACGGGTTGGAAATGTTTCGCGCCCTGCAATCGCAGATTGCCACCCGCGCCATCCCGGTAATTGCGCTCTCCTCCCGCGCCGCCGCCGAAGAGGAGGCCCGCCTGCTCGAGATGGGCTACTTCGATTTTGTCGCCAAACCGATCAATCCGGTCCGCCTGGTGGCCCGGGCCAAGCGCGCCCTGCGCGCGATTTACGGTCATTCCGACCCGCGTGGCGGGGGGCAATAG
- a CDS encoding thioredoxin family protein: MRIDIFCKPESNCRCDRTLANVRQALDELSVEAEVHLYRDRRKMIDYRVYVAPALLIDDNVRIAGRVPEVSEIARLIVERPRYRRRMQEVA; this comes from the coding sequence ATGCGTATTGACATATTCTGCAAGCCCGAAAGCAATTGCCGTTGCGATCGCACCCTCGCCAACGTGCGCCAGGCCCTGGACGAACTGAGTGTCGAGGCGGAAGTCCACCTCTACCGGGATCGCCGGAAGATGATCGACTACCGGGTTTACGTCGCGCCGGCACTGCTGATCGACGATAATGTGCGGATTGCCGGCCGGGTCCCGGAGGTCAGCGAGATCGCCAGGCTGATTGTCGAGCGCCCCCGCTACCGCCGGCGCATGCAGGAAGTGGCCTGA
- a CDS encoding response regulator translates to MATILLVDDVELFLELERSFLAEMGHRIVTLKSGEAALEQLAEIAPDLLLLDLYMPGIDGDEVCRRLRRDPRWTQLPVIMVTAAGKDAEIRKCLAAGCDDYLTKPVNKKELLEKVERLLGKLRVRTEPRARIDLRVQLRSTGRCLSASARDISRNGVYIRSEALFNPGTVVEVTLELPDGRSQVMLGKVKRVEPGPEGGMGIYFIHPEPEGQAVLAGLIGQCPAPLPPAADTATGPAAEALARAREEQAGRELREENLRLQQRIRELEQENIEFANQMLRTEEINNNLTNLYIASSRLHSVLDRDQVVEIIREIIINFVGAEKFALLVRDRESPVLYYEIGEGFDKNGFPVVKLGEGVLGQVAADCRNYFVEEPVAGGSDDPLRPLVAIPLTIHGEALGVLAVYRLFSQKEQLQAVDFQLFAMLAEHAATAIFSSSLYAASERKQQTYRGLMDLLLK, encoded by the coding sequence ATGGCCACGATACTGCTGGTCGACGATGTCGAGCTCTTCCTCGAATTGGAACGCTCCTTCCTGGCGGAAATGGGGCATCGCATCGTCACCCTGAAGTCCGGAGAAGCGGCCCTGGAGCAGCTCGCCGAGATTGCACCGGACCTGCTGCTGCTCGATCTCTACATGCCCGGCATCGATGGCGACGAAGTCTGTCGCCGCTTGAGGCGAGATCCCCGCTGGACACAGCTGCCGGTCATCATGGTGACGGCGGCCGGGAAGGATGCGGAGATCAGAAAATGTCTCGCCGCCGGTTGTGACGACTACCTGACCAAGCCGGTGAACAAGAAGGAGCTGCTCGAAAAGGTCGAGCGCCTGCTTGGCAAACTCCGGGTTCGCACCGAGCCCCGGGCCCGGATCGATTTGCGGGTGCAACTGCGCAGCACTGGCCGTTGCCTCTCCGCGAGTGCCCGGGATATCTCCCGTAATGGCGTCTATATCCGCAGTGAAGCACTGTTCAATCCCGGAACGGTCGTCGAGGTGACCCTCGAACTCCCGGATGGGCGCAGCCAGGTGATGCTGGGCAAGGTCAAGCGGGTAGAGCCCGGGCCGGAAGGGGGGATGGGGATCTACTTTATCCATCCCGAACCCGAAGGGCAGGCAGTCCTCGCCGGATTGATCGGCCAGTGCCCTGCCCCGCTCCCGCCCGCGGCGGATACCGCAACCGGTCCGGCGGCGGAAGCCCTTGCGCGGGCCCGGGAAGAGCAGGCCGGCCGTGAGCTGCGCGAGGAAAACCTGCGCCTGCAGCAGCGTATCCGGGAGCTGGAGCAGGAGAATATCGAGTTTGCCAACCAGATGCTGCGCACCGAAGAGATCAACAACAACCTGACCAACCTCTATATCGCCTCCTCCCGCCTCCATTCGGTCCTCGATCGGGACCAGGTCGTCGAGATCATCCGCGAGATCATCATCAACTTTGTCGGCGCCGAAAAATTCGCCCTGCTGGTGCGCGACAGGGAGAGCCCGGTCCTTTACTACGAAATCGGAGAAGGCTTTGACAAGAATGGTTTTCCGGTCGTGAAGCTCGGGGAGGGGGTGCTCGGCCAGGTCGCTGCCGACTGCCGGAATTACTTTGTCGAGGAGCCGGTGGCCGGTGGCTCCGATGACCCCCTGCGACCGCTGGTGGCGATTCCTCTCACCATTCATGGTGAGGCCCTCGGGGTGCTGGCGGTGTATCGCCTCTTCAGCCAGAAGGAGCAGCTGCAGGCCGTCGATTTTCAGCTCTTCGCCATGCTTGCCGAACATGCCGCAACGGCGATCTTTTCCTCTTCGCTCTATGCCGCTTCGGAACGCAAGCAGCAGACCTACCGGGGGTTGATGGACCTGCTCCTGAAGTGA
- a CDS encoding B12-binding domain-containing radical SAM protein produces MKIVFATLHVRPSNQSIPLAAGCLAAALPPKLREQAVLYDFFPGESPTEIAATLVQAAPQLVCIPLYSWNRQVMVGVARLLRQALPAALLVAGGPEATAAPEALLAADGFQLLVRGEGEAALAELCRGLAAGEPPAALPGLSLLTPDGIIHGPERTPALPTELPSPWLTGVLRPTEGGGILWETARGCPFACDYCYDGRGTSGVRHFPAERLQAELRLFARSGASQVWVLDSSFNVPAERGRALLELARREAPHLQLHLEAKAEFLDRSTARLLGRQPCSVQLGLQSFDHKVLRHIHRRFDPQVFRERVDLLSQAGATFGFDLIYGLPGDNYQGFAASLEQALALRPNHLDLFPLALLPGTTLHQRRAEFGLQADPDPPYLLQSSTSMSAAAMEQCRHLAAATDLFYNLGRAVAFFPSLLQATGLAAVAFLEQFATWLLTSQGVSAAELATAELWPAERVAPLQEEFVSARLAACGRGELWPAAQDLLRYHYHYAETLLGAETLPANPEELRGRDLWTTSWRTAPTLRLVPFHYEILDLQELAEPDLQQITELFRPVGSTGLFLRRGSEVLCESLEEAFLTLLRGSNGRQSPETIYAGSISRGEGEEIVEFAVAEGLLLPPEG; encoded by the coding sequence ATGAAGATCGTCTTTGCCACCCTGCATGTTCGTCCCTCGAACCAGTCGATTCCGCTGGCCGCCGGCTGCCTCGCCGCCGCCCTGCCACCAAAGCTGCGCGAACAGGCCGTCCTCTACGACTTCTTCCCCGGGGAGAGCCCAACCGAAATCGCCGCCACCCTGGTTCAGGCGGCGCCGCAGCTGGTCTGCATTCCCCTCTACAGCTGGAACCGCCAGGTCATGGTGGGCGTCGCCCGGCTCCTTCGTCAGGCACTCCCCGCGGCCCTGCTTGTGGCCGGTGGCCCCGAAGCGACCGCCGCCCCCGAAGCCCTCCTCGCCGCCGATGGCTTTCAGCTCCTGGTGCGGGGCGAGGGGGAGGCCGCCCTGGCCGAACTCTGCCGCGGGCTGGCCGCGGGCGAACCACCGGCCGCCCTTCCCGGCCTTTCCCTGCTCACGCCGGATGGCATCATCCACGGTCCGGAGCGGACGCCGGCGTTGCCAACGGAGCTCCCCTCCCCCTGGTTGACCGGGGTATTGCGACCGACCGAAGGGGGCGGGATTCTCTGGGAGACCGCCCGCGGCTGTCCCTTCGCCTGCGATTACTGCTACGACGGTCGCGGCACGAGTGGGGTGCGCCACTTCCCGGCAGAGCGCCTGCAGGCGGAGCTGCGGCTCTTTGCCCGCAGCGGCGCCAGTCAGGTCTGGGTTCTCGACTCCAGCTTCAATGTTCCTGCCGAACGGGGGCGCGCCCTGTTGGAACTGGCGCGCCGGGAAGCGCCGCACCTGCAGCTCCACCTCGAGGCCAAGGCCGAATTTCTCGATCGCTCCACCGCCCGTCTGCTCGGACGCCAGCCCTGCTCGGTCCAGCTCGGGCTGCAGTCCTTCGACCATAAGGTGCTGCGCCACATCCACCGCCGCTTCGATCCCCAGGTCTTCCGCGAGCGGGTCGACCTTCTCAGCCAGGCGGGCGCGACCTTCGGTTTCGACCTGATCTATGGCCTTCCCGGCGACAACTACCAGGGCTTTGCTGCCAGCCTCGAACAGGCCCTGGCACTGCGCCCCAACCATCTCGACCTCTTTCCCCTGGCGCTCCTCCCCGGCACCACCCTGCATCAGCGCCGCGCCGAATTCGGGTTGCAGGCGGATCCCGACCCACCCTACCTGCTGCAATCGAGCACCAGCATGAGCGCCGCCGCGATGGAGCAATGCCGCCACCTGGCGGCGGCGACCGACCTTTTTTACAACCTCGGTCGTGCCGTTGCTTTTTTCCCCAGCCTGCTGCAGGCGACTGGCCTGGCCGCGGTTGCGTTTTTGGAGCAATTTGCCACCTGGCTCCTTACCAGCCAGGGGGTCAGTGCTGCCGAGCTGGCTACCGCCGAACTCTGGCCCGCCGAGCGCGTCGCCCCGCTGCAGGAAGAGTTCGTTTCGGCACGCCTTGCCGCCTGCGGCCGGGGCGAACTCTGGCCGGCGGCCCAGGATCTGCTGCGCTATCATTACCACTATGCCGAGACGTTGCTCGGCGCCGAGACCCTGCCGGCGAACCCGGAAGAGCTGCGCGGAAGGGATCTCTGGACCACCTCCTGGCGCACCGCCCCGACTCTGCGGCTGGTCCCTTTTCACTACGAAATTCTCGACCTGCAGGAGTTGGCGGAACCCGATCTGCAGCAGATCACCGAGCTGTTTCGCCCCGTCGGCTCGACCGGTCTCTTCCTGCGCCGGGGAAGCGAGGTGCTCTGCGAGTCACTGGAGGAGGCGTTTTTGACCTTGCTGCGCGGCAGCAATGGCCGGCAGTCCCCGGAAACGATTTATGCCGGCAGCATTTCCCGCGGCGAGGGGGAAGAGATTGTGGAGTTCGCGGTGGCGGAAGGGCTGCTGCTGCCACCGGAAGGTTGA
- a CDS encoding patatin-like phospholipase family protein, translated as MAKRTKTALVLAGGGIMGAAYEIGCLTALSRLFPRGFSPCRFDLYIGISAGSVIATLMANRIEPEALFRAIANEESNVFNWRRRDIYRLETRETLFAIGRVLRNFYRIYRYYRQNRWGFSPHDLIHIIQEQFPAGLFSLDPLQAYLCRSFRQEGIIDDFRLLKRELYIPAYDLDRGQRVVFGSEGYREAHICQAITASCAIPYFFQPHKVGESFYVDGSTGRVSHLDIAIERGAKLIVVINPRMPMDNDMEHTCLPSLSYGRCSSIAELGINYAWEQSRRIESREKLGLALRYYQQNHPEVDILLMQPGPEESLLFFQSPMSNRARSMVMNYGYQLALSDLRTSYDRFHAAFARAGIVTSAAELSAPPPAEIII; from the coding sequence ATGGCCAAACGGACAAAGACAGCCCTGGTCCTGGCCGGAGGCGGCATCATGGGCGCCGCCTACGAAATCGGCTGCCTGACTGCCCTGAGCCGGCTCTTCCCGCGCGGTTTTTCCCCCTGCCGGTTCGACCTCTATATCGGCATCAGCGCCGGATCGGTCATCGCCACCCTGATGGCCAACCGGATCGAACCGGAAGCCCTGTTCCGGGCCATCGCCAACGAGGAAAGCAACGTCTTCAACTGGCGCCGCCGCGACATCTACCGGCTCGAAACCCGCGAAACCCTCTTCGCCATCGGCCGGGTGCTGCGCAACTTCTACCGCATCTACCGCTATTACCGGCAGAACCGCTGGGGCTTCTCCCCGCACGATCTGATTCACATCATCCAGGAACAGTTCCCCGCCGGCCTCTTCTCCCTGGACCCCCTGCAGGCCTATCTCTGCCGGTCGTTTCGCCAGGAGGGGATCATCGACGATTTCCGCCTGCTGAAGCGGGAACTCTACATCCCGGCCTACGATCTCGACCGCGGCCAGCGCGTTGTCTTCGGCAGCGAAGGATATCGCGAAGCGCACATCTGCCAGGCGATCACCGCCTCCTGCGCCATCCCCTACTTCTTCCAACCGCACAAGGTGGGGGAGAGCTTCTATGTCGACGGCTCGACCGGGCGGGTTTCTCACCTCGACATCGCCATCGAACGAGGGGCCAAACTGATCGTCGTCATCAACCCGCGGATGCCAATGGACAACGACATGGAACATACCTGCCTCCCCTCCCTCTCCTACGGGCGCTGTTCCAGCATTGCCGAACTCGGCATCAACTACGCCTGGGAACAGTCGCGCCGGATCGAGAGCCGGGAAAAACTCGGCCTGGCCCTGCGTTACTACCAGCAGAATCACCCGGAAGTTGATATCCTGTTGATGCAGCCGGGGCCGGAAGAATCGCTCCTCTTCTTCCAGAGCCCGATGAGCAACCGGGCCCGCAGCATGGTGATGAACTACGGCTACCAGCTCGCTCTCAGCGACCTGCGAACTTCCTATGACCGCTTCCACGCCGCCTTTGCACGGGCCGGAATCGTCACCAGCGCGGCCGAATTGTCGGCCCCGCCACCGGCCGAGATCATCATCTGA
- a CDS encoding MXAN_5187 C-terminal domain-containing protein, with protein MNERRDIGRILSDIEQEMKELEIAYEQYFAGVEKREPIKLREAMARRLRLFANRRIVQTDLRYRFQNLSTRFHTYCSYWDRILRLIEEGRYSRQQGLLPKFSPPAVEVPAAKESPRPLDQAPANPSGNGRMIDSIYQQLVEAHQACNLKVPQRQKVEEFLAQQKDKIREKFGDRPVEFRIDLAGGKPKLKVKAK; from the coding sequence ATGAATGAACGCCGTGACATTGGCAGGATCCTCTCCGACATCGAACAGGAGATGAAGGAGCTGGAAATCGCCTATGAACAGTATTTTGCCGGGGTGGAAAAGCGTGAGCCGATCAAGCTGCGCGAGGCGATGGCCCGGCGGCTGCGGCTGTTTGCCAACCGGCGCATTGTCCAGACCGACCTGCGCTACCGTTTCCAGAACCTTTCGACCCGCTTTCACACCTACTGCAGCTACTGGGACCGGATCCTGCGGCTGATCGAGGAAGGTCGCTACAGCCGCCAGCAGGGTCTTTTGCCCAAGTTCTCCCCGCCAGCGGTCGAGGTCCCTGCCGCCAAGGAATCCCCCCGCCCTCTGGACCAGGCGCCGGCAAATCCTTCGGGCAACGGCAGGATGATCGATTCCATCTACCAGCAGTTGGTCGAAGCCCACCAGGCCTGCAACCTGAAAGTTCCCCAGCGTCAGAAGGTCGAGGAGTTCCTGGCCCAGCAAAAGGACAAGATCCGCGAGAAGTTTGGCGATCGCCCGGTTGAATTCCGCATCGACCTCGCTGGGGGCAAGCCGAAACTGAAGGTCAAGGCCAAATAG
- the glmU gene encoding bifunctional UDP-N-acetylglucosamine diphosphorylase/glucosamine-1-phosphate N-acetyltransferase GlmU yields MNKIQRAAVILAAGQGTRMKSSRPKVLHEVAGMPMVYYPLQLAAELHCDPRLVVVGHGAATVEAYLADSGAGFVRQEEQLGTGHALRCAAEALAGFNGTLLLLCGDVPLLRRETLDRLLAYHESEQAAVTVLTAEVAEPRGYGRIVRAGAEVLRIVEEKDASAEEQALREINTGIYAFAAPFVFAALEAVGCNNAQGEYYLTDVLAIARQGGERVRALATDDPAEAQGVNDRVQLAAAGVAMRRRRNEALMREGVTLVDPETAYIDPAVRIGTDTVIAPGVHLQGNTSIGRDCRIEPGVVVRDCQVADGVHLKAGSVLEGSQVGAACAIGPMAHLRPGTVLAGHNKLGNFVETKKAILAEGAQASHLTYLGDAEIGRNVNIGCGTITCNYDGVNKHRTIIGDNVFVGSDVQFIAPVRIGSGSLIGAGSTITRDVPEDALAIARSEQKIVEGWAARKRKAREKK; encoded by the coding sequence ATGAACAAAATTCAACGCGCTGCAGTGATTCTTGCCGCCGGCCAGGGGACGCGGATGAAATCGTCCCGACCCAAGGTTCTGCACGAGGTGGCGGGAATGCCGATGGTCTATTACCCGTTGCAACTCGCCGCCGAGCTCCACTGCGATCCGCGGCTGGTGGTGGTCGGCCACGGTGCCGCCACCGTCGAGGCCTATCTGGCCGACAGTGGAGCCGGTTTCGTGCGCCAGGAAGAGCAGCTCGGCACCGGCCATGCGCTGCGCTGCGCCGCCGAAGCCTTGGCCGGGTTCAACGGAACCCTGCTCCTCCTTTGCGGCGATGTGCCGCTGCTGCGCCGGGAGACTCTCGATCGCCTGCTCGCCTACCACGAGAGTGAACAGGCGGCGGTGACAGTCCTCACTGCCGAGGTCGCCGAGCCCCGGGGCTACGGGCGGATCGTCCGCGCTGGCGCCGAGGTCCTGCGTATCGTCGAAGAGAAGGATGCCAGCGCCGAGGAGCAGGCGCTGCGCGAAATCAACACCGGCATCTATGCCTTTGCCGCCCCCTTTGTCTTTGCCGCCCTGGAGGCGGTCGGCTGCAATAACGCCCAGGGTGAATACTACCTGACCGACGTCCTGGCGATTGCCCGGCAAGGGGGCGAGCGGGTCCGTGCCCTGGCGACCGACGACCCCGCCGAAGCGCAGGGGGTCAATGACCGGGTGCAGCTGGCGGCGGCCGGCGTGGCCATGCGGCGGCGTCGCAACGAGGCGTTGATGCGGGAGGGGGTGACCCTGGTCGACCCGGAGACCGCTTACATCGATCCGGCCGTCCGCATTGGCACCGATACCGTCATTGCCCCTGGCGTCCATTTGCAGGGCAATACCAGTATCGGCCGTGACTGTCGTATCGAGCCGGGGGTGGTGGTGCGCGACTGCCAGGTTGCCGACGGTGTTCACCTCAAGGCCGGTTCGGTACTGGAAGGGTCGCAGGTCGGCGCCGCCTGCGCCATCGGCCCGATGGCCCACCTGCGGCCGGGGACCGTTCTCGCCGGCCACAACAAACTCGGCAATTTCGTCGAAACCAAGAAGGCGATCCTCGCTGAAGGCGCCCAGGCGAGCCATTTGACCTACCTTGGCGATGCCGAGATCGGGCGCAACGTCAATATCGGCTGCGGAACGATCACCTGCAACTACGACGGCGTCAACAAGCATCGCACCATCATCGGCGACAATGTCTTCGTCGGCTCCGATGTCCAGTTCATCGCGCCGGTCCGGATCGGCAGCGGCAGTCTGATCGGGGCCGGCTCGACCATCACCCGGGATGTGCCCGAGGATGCCCTCG